GTTGATATCGAAAAAGTTGCTCGAATGGGGAGACTCGTGAGTTCGAGCGAGGGGGCATTCGATTAATGAGATAAACAGCGGTGCCAAAAGCAAAATCCCAAAACCGCTGTGGAACATGTGATTGGGCCAGTAAAGTAAGCCCGGTTTCGACAACATGGCGGTGACGTCTCTCGACAACACCATTTTGCTCGCTTGTATGTGGACAAGAGAGTCGACGGATGATGCCACGTTCCAAAAAGAGAGGTGATAACCTGCGAAACTCGCCCCCCCAGTCTGTTTGAACCGATTTTAATTTTGTTTGAAATTGACGTTCAGCCATGGTGATGAATTGTTTAAATGTTTCGAAGACATCTGACTTAAGTTTTAATGGGAAGAACCACATAAATTTAGAGTAATGATCCACACACAAAAGAAAGTAATTATGACCATCAAATGAGGTAACAGATGAGGTCCCCATACATCACAAATAACCAAATCCAAAACATGTGAACTATGATAATCAGATAAAGGTAAAGATAGTTTGGAAGATTTTCCCACGCAACAAGAGTCACAAGCAAAACTAGAATGTTTGTCAGAAACAGGTAAACAAAATTTGGAAAACATAGACTTCAAAAGTTGATGATGGGGATGTCCAAGTCTTTGATGCCAAGTCTTGGAGGAGGCACGAGCAGTAGAGAAAGCAACTTTGGGAACATCTTGAATCCGAGGAAGACAAAATGTATATAGACCATCATTGCTGGGACCTGTGAGGAGGGTAGTGCGTGTAGACTTGTCCTTCACAGAAAAGAAAGTAGAGTGAAACTCAAAAAACACATTATTATCATGACAGAATTGTTGAACAGAAAGTAGGTTTTGTTTGATTTGGGGAACATGAAGAATATTTTTAAGTGAAAAGGTTTTGTTGGGTGAGTAGTAACGAGTAGAACCAATATGAAGGATAGGGAGAGGCTTACCATCACCAACACGAAGATTGTCCCCACCGAAATATGGCTCGGAATAGTCAAAAGTAGAAAGATCAGGAGCAACATGATTAGTGGCACCTGTGTCCGGACGCCAAGGTGTGGAAGATTGAGAGTGAACATCCGAGTAGTTTGCAGATGGTGACCGTCCCCAAATAGTAGTTGGGTCCCTGTTGGGACATTGAGACGGGATGTGGCCGATGCCATATCGGTTACAGGTACCATACACGGTGGTTTGGGTAGAAGCCCATGGAAATGGGTTACGGTTATTACCATTGTTTGGTGGGTTacggctgttgttgttgttgttgttgttgttggaatTGTTGTAGGAGCCTCTACCACGACGATTATTGTGATTGTTTTGGCCCCGACCCCGGTTGTAACCAGACCTGTTGGTGTAAAAGGCTTGAGATGGTGGCTGTGTAGGTGTGGGTTGTAAGTTAAGGTGGGTCAAAAGTTGTTGTAAGGCCTGAAGAGTTGGATTAGGTTGAGGGTCAGAGGCGGGCTGTTGGTCACGGCTGTTGGTCACGGCTGTGAAGGCTTGGGTAGGGGGGATGGATTCGGGTTTAACCAGAAAATCATGGTCAGATAAGAGTGCATATAATTCACTGAACGCTGGAGGAGATTGTCGAGCAACTATATTACCTTTGAGACCACGATAAGAGTGCAGGCTGTTCGGTGGAAGGGGAGGCTGCTGGGATGGTGGCTGCTGGACAGGGGATTGATCCATCCACATATCCATAAAGGTTGTTTGTAACCAAAAAGGGGTGTAGAATGGCTTTCCAGTAGCCATAATTCGTGGGAGACAGTTTGAATGCAAACTTGTGGGAATTGTGAGTGGTTTTGGCGGCATCAGAAAAGGATTGAAGGAGTGCCATCGGAGATGAAGGCTGATCGACTGATAGGCTGATCGGAAAATAGAGTAATTATGGTGGCGGCAGAATTAGGGTTCCAGAgtcaaggctctgataccaagttaAACTTGGTAAATACGTAATTGTATTGTATTGAATATTGTGTGTAATCAAGGAGAATACAAGAGATATAAATAGAGTAAACATTTATATAATAAACCCTCTAATataaactaaatatatatttgtctAATAGTCGACATCACTCTATCGCAACTAAACATGCCACCACCGTTATGTCTAGACTTAGCAAAAATACCCGAACCTGACgtgtatacccgaaacccgaagcGTTTGGggtgggtatacccgatacccaacgggtattgggccgggtattagTATGGAAAAAATTTGCGGGTATAGAATTAGAtaatacccgacccgattacccaaaACTAAAaactttttagttttataaatattttcctTTAACTATTGTTCACTAATGTTTCGTAGCTTTGTTATTTGAAAAATAAACTTttcatttaaaatatatattttgaggaCATTATTCATATTTATATGCTATGAAATACAAAATATTTTGCGGATATAGGACAAGGTTTTATAACCGAGTATGGATATGAGATTAGCCATACGGGGCCCAACCAGGTATGATAGTCTAGTATAGATAAAAGGGCAAGTTTGTAAACAACAAAAACTTTGAGGGTATGAATTGTTAATATCTATCTAACTAACTATCAAGTCAGTTGGTAATCAATATACTTAACTCATATGTTCGTTAGTAAGAGAAAGACATATATTGCGTCAACTCTGTAGATGGTTACACTAGATTATGGGTAAACAAGATACTCAATATCATACAGGTTAACTGTGTAGATGGTTACATATTTATGCCTTTTTCCGGGGGGAAAAACACGTGAATGAATATATACACCTCGCGAGTTTTATTCTCGTATAACAGTAGGATTATACGTAGTTAAATGGTGGACGGACGGACGGTATGTAGTGAAATCTTGAATTGAAGTTTAAAGAATTTGTGTAGATTGAGAGTGTGACCAATATTCCTTCACAAGCTGTCCAAACAACGAATCATCTCTTTTCATCAGCTTCATTGGTTCATCATACTCTGTGATTTTTCCTGTTGCCAGTTGGAAACCTTTACAGTTAGAAGTTGGAAAGCGAGAGTAGAGTAATAAGATGTAAAGATTTGAAAACTGACCATCACTCATGGTAAGAACCATGGTGCAGTCCATCACGGTTGGTATGCGGTGAGCCACTGTGATGACGGTGCAGTCAGCAAACTCCGATCTGATGGTTTCTTGTAACATTGTGTCTGTAGCATTGTCCACCGATGCAGTTGCTTCATCCAGCACCAAAATCTTGCTCCGCCTTAACAATGCACGCCCCAAGCAAAACAACTGGCGTTGCCCCATGCTCCAGTTTGTTCCATCTTCCACCACTGTACTtgcaatatttaaaaaaaattatattaaaagTAATTTGCAAACATTTTCTAACGTTTCACTTTATGAATGCGTTACCTATAGAATCCAGCCCGCCTGCTTTGTCCTGAACCGCCTCTCTAAGCTGACACTTCCCAAGAACCTTCAACAGCCGAAATCAGATGGTAAATACAAGTGAAGGTTTAACACGTGAATTTGTGCACCTAAACGGAATTTAGCTATTTTAAAACCTTTAAACTTACCTCCCATATTTCCTGATCCGTGTGTTGGCATAAGGGGTCCAAATTGTATctaactgttccattgaaaagTGTAGGATCTTGAGGTATAACCCCAAATCGTGACCTTAAGTCATGAAGTCCAATCGAAGAAATGTCTATCCCATCAACAGTAATCTTCCCACCAGCAGGCTCAACCAATCGAAATAGAGCACCAATGAGTGTAGTCTTTCCACTGCCTGTCCTCCCAACTATACCAATCTTGTGTCCACCTTGAAATGTACAAGACACCCCACGAAGAACAAGAGGTGCATCGGGTCGGTACCTAATCTGGGTTTTCCAGATTTTTACTTTGTTTTAgtaaagattaaaactttatgTTACAGGTGGCAATATGGTCGGTTGGGTGACGTGTCAAAATGCGGTTGGAACAGGTCGGTCTGTGTTGACCAGACATTTTTTTGGCGAAGGGTTGGGTGTTGTAAGCACTAAAGAACACTTTTGAGTAACTTTTGACCTATTTCATTTTTGGCTAAATTTATGATTTTACCCTCAAAATATAATACATAACCTGAATCAGCCCAATTGTAAGTAAAGAGACCGATTTTGCCACCTCTATTTATGTGTTTAACTGCTAAAGGaacacaaaaaaaacaaaaaaaaaattacctgCAAATCTTGAATGTCAACTTTACCCGTGTCTGGCCAATTAGCAGGGGGGCGATTTTCTTCGATCACTAAAGGAGCTTCACTCGGTAAATGCATGTACTGGTTGACCCTTTCGACTGAGATTATATAGTTTACTAAAGTGCATTGGTTTTGAATTGACATAACAAGTGACATGTTTAAAGACAGCCCATAAGACATCGCCATTCCGACAAATCCTGCAAAAACAGCATTTAGAGGCCTCAAAAAGATGGAATTACTACCAGAACAAGGCACAAAATAGCAGCATTTCACTACCGTGATGTAATAAATGTTACAAAACTAATgtctgttttgacccgtttcatagtaaccaagtttttaaATATGGCACACCCATCAGAGTTGAAAGTACCCAAAAATGATCCATTTTTTAAGAACTAGAAAGCTCACCAGAACTGAAAGTGCCAGGTGGAAGCAACACCATGCAGAGTCCGGAAGCTGATAAGACGGTTGCACTGATTGTTTCTAGCCGTTGGATCAACCAATTGTTTGCGGCAAAACTATGCAAGTAAGGACTTGCATTTATGTCAACAACTTCaagatttttggaaaagaatCGATCTTCTTGTTGAAAAGCTCTTATTATCATGGATcctgccactgattcagccagaTGGTTTGCCACCAATGATTTGGTTGTCCCGTTGATCCGCATCAGCATTTTTGCAGACGAGAAGTAGTACCTCTGTTCAGATTCATCAACATTTCAAAATTATAAGTGTCATTTACATCAAATCTAGCGAAACGTGAATTGCCATAAGATAAATTACCTGTAAACGAAGTGCCACATAGATTAGTGGTATTGAGACAAACAAGACTTGCCAAGTAACAAAGATCAACACCCCCGTGTTCGTATAGAAATTTGTTGTGGCAGCAACAGCAAATAGAAAATTGAACGGAATATCAAGATCAATAATACTCAAATCAACTGAGACCTACAAAATAATGAAAGCCAAAATACATGTTAGCCCGCCACCTCAATTCAAAAAATATAACATCAGAGAGATGGTTATAGTAACATATACCCTGCTTAGCACCCTACCCAAAGGGGTTGAATCATAAAACGACATAGGCACACGAAATAGCGAGGTTAACAGCTGTGAAAATATAGATTTTGATGACTGTAGTCCCAATGCAACTGTGAAGAGTGATCTCGCGAGCAGAAACACAATTGCTACAACCCCAATAACTAGATAAACCACGATTAGTTTCAGAGTGCTAACATCATCATTATCCACATTTGCAGCCATCCATGAGTTTTGAGACACGTTACATGCTATAAAGGCGACGTGTGAAAATGCAGCAATGGAGAAGAACACATAGCCTTTGTTTTGACTTAGGTATTGTATGTAAGGTGTGAAACCTGCGTCACCTTCTtccctttcttcttttttgatCAGTTGGCCGTTATCTGAATTTTCAGATATTTTGCTTGTTATAGTGTTTTTAATGTCTTTGATTGAAGGAATCTGCCTTGTGGAAGAAGTAACCTCTGCAACTCTTTCGGAACCTGCCGTTTCTTTGTGTGCATTCACTAAATCTTGAAATTCTTGGCTCGATGCCATGAGTTGATTGTAAGGTGCAGCTGCTAGGATTTCCCCATCTGACATTAACtgtaaaacacatataataaatAATACGCGATAAAATGGTACACATAGTTGCTGTGTAAATAGGGCAGCCACCCATAATTACGCGATAGAGTACATGTCAACTAACTCACCAGAACAGAATCAAATGCAGGAAGGAAATCAACTTGGTGAGTTACAAGCAAAACCGTCTTCCTCGAAAGCGCTTCCATAACATATTCCTACAAAATTTCGAGCAAAGTTACGATTTAGACATAAAACTAGAAATAATTAACTAAAAGTAGATATGACAATATGACCAGTTACTTATAAATGGGATGATTTAGGTTACGTTTTGTATAATCAAAGCTTAAAAGGAAACAGGTCTACTAAGtctaaatatattattttgtaaATCAACTTACGTTAAACAAGCTCGAAGCAGTATGTGCATCCACAGCACTAAATGGATCATCCAACAAATAGATATCCGCATCTTGATATAAAGCACGAGCAAGTTGAATTCTTTGCTTTTGTCCACCACTGAGATTAACGCCTCTTTCTCCTATTTCAGTAAGATCAGCATATGGTAGCTGCTCAAGATCCTTCACCAAAGAACACTTCTTGAGTGTTTCTTGGTATCTTTGATCATCCATCTCAGACCCAAACAAAATATTGTCACGTATACTTCCTGTTTGAATCCAAGCAGACTGAGAAACATATGCAATGCTCCCATATACTCGAAGCTGACATATTCAGGCAAATGATAACAAGATTAGTCATTAGCTATAAGAAAGAAAAAACATGCAAAAAGAAATACTTACAGTTCCCTCGATTATCGGAACCTCTCCAAGAATTCCCGCCAAAAGCGTGGACTTCCCCGATCCCACCTCTCCACAGATAGCAATCTTTTGACCCAATCGAGCCTGCAAATTAATCTTCCGTAGGGTAGGCTTTACCAGATTCCCATCCCATGAAAGACTCGCCGAATCAATAAAAATATTGTAATCCAAACCCTCCTTGCTCACCTTCTGCCTCACATGAGCACTCTCCAGCTCAGGTGCCTCGAGAAAAATCAAGATTCTCGAAAAAGCTACTTTCGCTTGAATAATAATCCCAATAACATCAGGGATGGTTCTAATAGGATCTTGAACCAAACGTAAAGTTGCCACAAATGTGAAAACATTGCTTGCATTTAATGGAATCCCGATAAAATAACAAGCGCCAAAAGTAGCAGTTGAGACCAAAAGAGGTGATGACCAAAAAAGAAAGCTGTTATAAGCTCTTCGAAGCTGAACGGCTGATAACCATTTAAGCTCAATTTCCCTAAGTTTTTCAATCACACCCTTAAAATGAATTTCCCATGCATAAAGTTTCAAAACTTTCATATTCACAAGTGCCTCAGAAACTGCTTTAAGCcgttcatcttgtgcaaccattAATTTTGACTGAAACTTGTGTTGTAGTTTAGCAAGTGGCATATTGCAAAGGACCGACAATATGATGACTGCCAATGCTGCAAATGTAGCCAAACCAACAGCTTGTAAAAGAATCAAGAGTGCAAATAAAAGCTGGAGAACTGTTGTCCAGCTTTGATGTAACCAATTCGGAAACTCCCCAATTCTATAAGCATCCACAGTCGCATAATTCATTATCTCACCAGCCGAATGTGTAATTTTGGCAGCATTAGATAACTTcagttgtttttgataaattgCTGATGTAAGTAACGATCTAACTCTTATACCAATAACTCTGCACCTAAAATCCCATTGTCGTTGCGACAACGATTCTAGTATTTTCGAAAAGAAAAGTGCTATAGCTAACACGTACCCCTCACCATTAAAACTTTCATCACCCTCCGCTACCCTTATGAAAGCTTTGAGAAAAAGAGGACCTGCCGAAActgtaattattttcatcaatgCAAAGAATCCAGATGTTAGAAGCTCTCTCATATTGCACATCACGATTGTCCTCAAAATCGAGGGTGATGGATGCAAATGTTTCTGTTTGTTATACTGGTCTACAAAAGCCAAATAGCATGATTCTGCTCTATCTTCAATGCACAATTTCGGCATATCTTTTTCTTCAAGGGTCTTCTCACTACCTGTTTTCATCAACGGATTTAACCACCAAAACGACATGACATTGAGAAAACCCGCTTTCTCTAGAGGGGTAAGGCTGTCGTTATAGCCTTCTTTGATGCCCTCGCTCTCACCGTTTAGAGGGGTATAAAGGTTGTTCTCGTCAGTTTCTTCATAGTTGTAGCCCTTGTATGCGCATGCCAATAGTAATGCCGCTCCTAGGAAAGATGTTAAATCCAGAGCTATCTTGACTGACACCGTTTTGTTATCAATCGAAGATACTACAgagaaaatgacaaaaattgCAGAAAACAGAAAGGCAGTTATGGACAGAAGCCGAAGGAGCGTTTTTGGAAAACGTTTTCCTAACAGGCTTACTGTTAGCGAGACCGCTAACCATGTTAATCCATGGAACAAGAAAAGTATCCATTGATGCAAAGGAAGAGCAGTGTGCTTTGTGCTTATTGTGGTCTTCAATGTCCAAATGCCTAAACATGAGTACAGAGTTCCCAGTAAACCGTTAAAGATCATGGAAACTAACTGTAAACCTGTTTTTCTTCGGAAGTAAGACGATCTTCCAGTAGATTTCGATGGCGACTTGTAAAACATGTTGATGAGTAACATTACCAGGAGCACTACATCGAAAGAAATGACCAGAAAATGATTCATACACGAAGAAGGATTTGTGATGAAAATCACATCTGAATCACAATTCTTGTCAGTAATGTTTGAACACCCGCAAAATGAACTCCATAGATCAGCCATCTTGCCTTTTTTCACTACCCTCTTTGCCCTCTCAAAACTGAAAAtgccaaattaaaaaaaaaaaaaaaaacatgtataaATCTCAACAAGCCTTACTAGTAAACAAAAATACAACAGTATcataaaagtatatatatatatatgtggacTGATTTTACCCAAAAACAAGTTATTGGTGGGCCTCATGTACTTTCATTCAATATCACATGTTCACTGTAGAGATGCAAATTGAAACACCCCAAGAACACATGATTCTTTGATCACATACTGAatttacaaaacaaaatacaGGGTTTTGGAATAACCAAATAACAATGACAAATACCTGAATAATGGCAAAGGGGTAGCAACAACACCCCAGCCTCCACTTGATTTCTtctttgtttttttctttattaACCTGAAATCAAAACCCAGTAAAACACTAAGAATACAAATCAAACTTCAACTTTTCCTCTAAAATATTACGATAATAATAATGATATATGTCTATTTTGGTGTGATTACACACGTGGAATGACCTGAATGATAAGAATCCATAACCGAAAGTGACATGGTGACGCAAAAAGATAATATAATTAGGCTATCTTACATCAAAAATATAGTATAACCAAACCccaattatttattatttatttatttactacaaaacaaaagaaaaaaaatagaaaaatagaCGGAAAACAGTTTACAGCATCTTGCCGAAGTCGTCAATCGTGATCCAACAATTCTAGTTGTAAAATTACAAATTAAAATTATTATAAACCACTTGACATTGGAAAAGCTGGAGTGATATAACAGTTTTATAATCGATTGTTTTCTCTTATTTTACGAATAAAACACGTCAATTAAATTTAGAAGTTAGAAGATgaacagtgatgatgaagaagaagagctTTATGCTTACAAATTAAATGTAATGAAATTGAAATCGGATGAATACAAACGGCTCTTCGTCGACGGAAAATGTGGTTAGTATTTTATTTCTTTGAGAAATGAAAAGTGGGTTCTGTAAAATTGCAAAGAGTATGTTGTATTCAGACGGCAGATTATATGCAGAGTATATGGTTGTATCTGTATGGCAGCATTAGGCATATATATGAATTATTATGTGTTTGTTGTGTTACACAAAATGGCCCCTTTGCTATCATAGTTTACTGGGTATCCCATCAACAATCAAGAATGGCAAATTTGCCCCCCAAGAATGTAAAGATATTAAAGGGTTTGTAGCCTACTAATATTAAGGGGTTTGTAGCCTACTAGTATCGAGGTGTTGGAAAGGTGTCTCTTCCCATGTTTGACCGAATTAAAGTTTATAAATATAGCGtaataaatataaattacatttgacttgaaaaaaacacaaaataagtaacctataaatatatgaaaacgCTTAGAATATTAGTTAGGATTGTTAGACTACAGTTACTAGTTTTATTAACATTGTAATCTCTCAGGGGGCGTTTGGTTTGCGAAATGTTTTGGAATTGGAATTAgaatttgtataggaattagaatCTGAAagaattggatttggaatttaaacattagaattggaattggaaattgttggaattggaatttCAATTctatttttgttgtgtttggttgtcaaatgaattggaatccatcaccTCGGATCGAAACCGTTCACgtcaaaacggtacgggtcgaaacagttcaCGCTGAAACGGTTCGCgctgaaacggtacgggtcgaaacggtttgcATAGTcaggttcgcgccgaaacggttcgggtcgaaatggttcgcgtcgaaacggtttgaTTCGAAACGGTACAATTTGTAACGGTTCGGATTGAAACGGTACGGCTCGAAagcgttcgggtcgaaacggtcaAAGATTtcaatgaatttactttaattccttcacatataggaaatattttgaattcctttagttaaaggaatttgaaggaattcatgtctaattccaattccaatttcattgtcaaccaaacacatgaagattggaatTGAGATTCGAATTCCATTGTAAACCAAACGCCCCCTTAGGTTATGTTTAACAACAATGGCAATTTAGACGAGTGAGCTAATATCACGTCTCACAGGGATGTAGACAATAGGTATTTTTGAATTGTTGTCTTATCACGTCTCACGTGCCAATTTAGACGAGTGAGCTAATGTGATGTCCCACAAAGATGTAGACAACAGGTGTGTTTGAATTGTTGTTTTGTCAACATCGTAATCTCTTAGCTTATGTCTAACAACAATTC
Above is a window of Helianthus annuus cultivar XRQ/B chromosome 14, HanXRQr2.0-SUNRISE, whole genome shotgun sequence DNA encoding:
- the LOC110905141 gene encoding ABC transporter C family member 10 produces the protein MADLWSSFCGCSNITDKNCDSDVIFITNPSSCMNHFLVISFDVVLLVMLLINMFYKSPSKSTGRSSYFRRKTGLQLVSMIFNGLLGTLYSCLGIWTLKTTISTKHTALPLHQWILFLFHGLTWLAVSLTVSLLGKRFPKTLLRLLSITAFLFSAIFVIFSVVSSIDNKTVSVKIALDLTSFLGAALLLACAYKGYNYEETDENNLYTPLNGESEGIKEGYNDSLTPLEKAGFLNVMSFWWLNPLMKTGSEKTLEEKDMPKLCIEDRAESCYLAFVDQYNKQKHLHPSPSILRTIVMCNMRELLTSGFFALMKIITVSAGPLFLKAFIRVAEGDESFNGEGYVLAIALFFSKILESLSQRQWDFRCRVIGIRVRSLLTSAIYQKQLKLSNAAKITHSAGEIMNYATVDAYRIGEFPNWLHQSWTTVLQLLFALLILLQAVGLATFAALAVIILSVLCNMPLAKLQHKFQSKLMVAQDERLKAVSEALVNMKVLKLYAWEIHFKGVIEKLREIELKWLSAVQLRRAYNSFLFWSSPLLVSTATFGACYFIGIPLNASNVFTFVATLRLVQDPIRTIPDVIGIIIQAKVAFSRILIFLEAPELESAHVRQKVSKEGLDYNIFIDSASLSWDGNLVKPTLRKINLQARLGQKIAICGEVGSGKSTLLAGILGEVPIIEGTLRVYGSIAYVSQSAWIQTGSIRDNILFGSEMDDQRYQETLKKCSLVKDLEQLPYADLTEIGERGVNLSGGQKQRIQLARALYQDADIYLLDDPFSAVDAHTASSLFNEYVMEALSRKTVLLVTHQVDFLPAFDSVLLMSDGEILAAAPYNQLMASSQEFQDLVNAHKETAGSERVAEVTSSTRQIPSIKDIKNTITSKISENSDNGQLIKKEEREEGDAGFTPYIQYLSQNKGYVFFSIAAFSHVAFIACNVSQNSWMAANVDNDDVSTLKLIVVYLVIGVVAIVFLLARSLFTVALGLQSSKSIFSQLLTSLFRVPMSFYDSTPLGRVLSRVSVDLSIIDLDIPFNFLFAVAATTNFYTNTGVLIFVTWQVLFVSIPLIYVALRLQRYYFSSAKMLMRINGTTKSLVANHLAESVAGSMIIRAFQQEDRFFSKNLEVVDINASPYLHSFAANNWLIQRLETISATVLSASGLCMVLLPPGTFSSGFVGMAMSYGLSLNMSLVMSIQNQCTLVNYIISVERVNQYMHLPSEAPLVIEENRPPANWPDTGKVDIQDLQIRYRPDAPLVLRGVSCTFQGGHKIGIVGRTGSGKTTLIGALFRLVEPAGGKITVDGIDISSIGLHDLRSRFGVIPQDPTLFNGTVRYNLDPLCQHTDQEIWEVLGKCQLREAVQDKAGGLDSIVVEDGTNWSMGQRQLFCLGRALLRRSKILVLDEATASVDNATDTMLQETIRSEFADCTVITVAHRIPTVMDCTMVLTMSDGKITEYDEPMKLMKRDDSLFGQLVKEYWSHSQSTQIL